Proteins encoded by one window of bacterium:
- a CDS encoding gp58-like family protein, producing the protein VRAFALSSVDSYGQEGAWSAPKVQAFRRLMPSTHVPGAPAWESGSGVYPLVSWVDTGPYHGYSISLRLGAPAGEADLVGRYEIQRASDNGSGGATWTAWERLPDCQVAAGETAAAALIYENRDVAFKPGRQYRYRARAIGLNSTPGLWSETLTVTLSGDSTAPDRPVLGLIEHTGHIELTISPPSIAGGPCPDFSHWKIEGLPQESGLWQVLEPHWCDTQYVHSSPDEGLEKNWKFRVTAYDFSGNASPVSQETGYGKMKLAGTTFLSGVVNQTLAQVAVNQADITLKVSRNGVVSAINLSPESVDIAGRRITLDGDTVFSSDCEIYGILKSVATADAGDRIEISSDGGSPQLRMLLNGVPHINMWVTGDENWGLGILSLYAEDVLGYGGNYGSALCGWYWDPGADGTILLPDFAGSPMEGYTGELATRGRISWDETHHKLKVKVGGQYGTVYTFSPD; encoded by the coding sequence GTGCGGGCTTTCGCGCTCAGCTCGGTGGACAGCTACGGCCAGGAGGGCGCGTGGTCCGCGCCCAAGGTGCAGGCATTCCGCCGCCTGATGCCCTCCACGCACGTGCCGGGCGCACCGGCCTGGGAATCCGGCAGCGGGGTCTACCCCCTGGTGAGTTGGGTCGACACCGGCCCCTACCACGGCTACTCGATCTCGCTGCGCCTGGGTGCGCCCGCGGGCGAGGCGGACCTGGTGGGGCGCTACGAAATCCAGCGCGCGAGCGACAACGGCTCGGGCGGCGCAACCTGGACCGCCTGGGAGCGCCTCCCCGACTGCCAGGTCGCAGCCGGCGAGACCGCCGCGGCGGCCCTGATCTACGAGAACCGCGACGTAGCTTTCAAGCCGGGCCGCCAGTACCGCTACCGCGCCCGGGCCATCGGGCTCAATTCGACGCCGGGCCTCTGGAGCGAAACACTCACTGTCACCCTGAGCGGCGACAGCACCGCCCCGGACCGTCCTGTCCTCGGCCTCATCGAGCACACCGGGCATATCGAGCTCACGATCAGCCCGCCCTCCATCGCGGGGGGGCCCTGCCCGGATTTCAGCCACTGGAAGATCGAGGGCCTGCCACAGGAGAGCGGACTCTGGCAGGTGCTGGAGCCGCACTGGTGCGACACGCAGTATGTCCATTCCAGCCCGGATGAGGGCCTGGAGAAGAACTGGAAATTCCGGGTCACGGCCTACGATTTCAGCGGCAACGCCTCGCCGGTCAGCCAGGAGACCGGCTACGGCAAGATGAAGCTCGCCGGGACCACTTTCCTTTCGGGCGTGGTCAACCAGACCCTGGCCCAGGTCGCGGTCAACCAGGCCGATATCACGCTCAAGGTCAGCCGCAACGGGGTGGTCAGCGCGATCAACCTCTCGCCCGAGAGTGTGGACATCGCCGGGCGGCGGATCACCCTGGACGGGGACACCGTGTTCAGCTCTGACTGCGAGATATACGGCATCCTCAAATCTGTTGCGACTGCGGATGCGGGCGACCGGATCGAGATATCTTCAGATGGTGGATCGCCGCAGCTCAGGATGCTGCTCAACGGTGTACCCCATATCAACATGTGGGTGACTGGCGATGAGAACTGGGGTCTGGGAATTCTGAGCCTCTACGCCGAGGATGTCCTCGGCTACGGCGGTAATTACGGTAGCGCTCTATGTGGTTGGTATTGGGACCCAGGAGCGGATGGAACGATTTTGCTGCCCGATTTTGCGGGTAGTCCTATGGAAGGATATACAGGGGAATTGGCGACCCGGGGACGGATATCATGGGATGAGACCCATCACAAACTAAAAGTCAAAGTCGGGGGCCAATATGGGACTGTTTACACTTTTTCACCGGATTGA